The following is a genomic window from Butyricimonas faecihominis.
ATCCACAGGGAAGAAGAAGAGGTGTTGGCAATACCCATTTCCCCGAAACTCACCACGTTCGAACCCTCATCATGAACCATATCCACGATCTCCACTCCGATCTCGATTGCCCGGTCAAATTCTTCCGGGGTCATGGCGGCCTCGTACAAATAATTTGAAGTCCCCTTACGGATTTTACGATCAATCAGCCCTTCCATAGGTTCGAAATCCGCATTTACCCCACAATCCACCAATTTAATCCCGAAATGATGTTGACGGGAAAACATATTCACCCCGGCACCCCCTTTGATGAAATTAAAAATCATCTGGGCGGTCACTTCCGGAGCCGAAAAGCTAACCCCCTCTTTCACGATCCCGTGATCGGCCGCAAAAATAATATTCTGGGGGTTCCGTAACTCCGGGGAAAGCGTTTGCTGTATCAACCCGATCTGGTGTGCTGTTTTTTCAAGTAATCCCAAAGATCCCTTGGGCTTGGTTAAATTATTAATCTTATCTATCAAAGCCTCAGACAAAGCCTTGTCGGTCTCTTTTATTGTAAAACTTCTCATACAATTGAAAATTGAAAATTGAAAATTGAAAATGAGATATACACTTTCAGGTTTCAATTCAGATTATATTATCATTTTATTTTACTCGCATGGCTATTCCGGAAACCATCAGGACAACTTCGTCCGCCCGATCTCCTACATATTGATTCACCCATCCCTGCAAATCCGTGAACCGCCGCTGAACAGGGGCAATAGAAACTCCCCCCATTCCGATCTCGTTCGTGACGAAAATAAAAGTTGCCTCCTGCCCGGTAAACCGGTCGAACTCTTCCTTTATTTCCCGCAAAGATTTATCCACGTCGGAATCATTGTCAAAAAAGAAATTGGTACTCCACAAGGTCACGCAATCAATGACCACGACCCGCCCCGACACGTCACATCGACTAATCGCTTTTTCCTCTTCCAAATTGGTCCATTGCGGACCCCGGTCCTGTTGATGACGTCTCACCCGTTCCCGGAATTCATCATCCCACACCCTCGAAGTAGCCAGATATACGGGATTCTCTGCCAATTTTAGCGCAAGCTCTTGGGCATAACGACTTTTCCCGGATCTTTGTCCTCCCGTAACTAAAATTATTTTTCTTTTCATCATGACGACAAATTTCTCTGTTTTTTCAAGAAATACAAAGTAATCGCCCGAAAAATCTACAACTTTATTTCCGACTCCATCCCAGCAAACCATCCACGATGATTCCCAACAAAAACAATCAAGCACCCCGACAAATACTCTAAAGATTCAAAATTGTTTACTAACTTTGTGAGTTAGAAGTCTAAAAAGAAGTGATGATGGAACTCATATTATCCCGACACGGGGAAACATTAGAAAATCAACAACATATACTCCAAGGCCAACTTCCCGGGACCTTATCTCCATTGGGGATAGCCCAAGCCGAGAGACTGGCGGAGATGCTCCAAGAGGAAACGATTGACAACATTGTTTCCAGTGATCTGGCCCGAAGTTATAACACGGCGGTCGCCGTCGCCCGGAAACATGGGCTGACTCCTCACCCAACTCCCCTCCTGCGGGAAATGGACTGGGGCATATACACAGGTAAGCGCTTGGATGACGTGGACTGGACCAACCTGCCTCCCAGCGTGGAATCCCTAGATGCTCTCTTCCAAAGAGCTATCGATTTCATTGCCTATTTAAAAAAGAATTTCTCCGGCCAACGGGTAGTGGCCATTGGACACGGAGCATTCAACCGGGCAATTATCGCGTACCTCAACGGGAAAAAGGCTATTGACATGATCGACCTTCCTATCATGGAAAACACAAGTTGCCTACGTTTTACGTTAGTGGACGACAACCAAACAGTATAACCCAATTGAAAATTGAATCTCCACATTTTCAATTTTCAATTTTCAATTTTCAATTAACATGAGAATATACACGAAAGGCGGGGACAAAGGAACAACAGGAATATTCGGCGGGAGCCGGGTGGACAAAGATGATATTCGTATTGAAACAAACGGGACCCTTGACGAGCTGAATGCCACATTAGGTGTCATTCGAGCCTTGCTAGACGAGAAGGATAAACGGCAAGAAATTCTGGCATACATACAGCGAACGTTAATGATAGTCATGTCACAAGTGGCAACTCCCTCAAACATCCGGGAACAAAACCAGAACATCCTACCGGAAGATATAGACCGGTATTGCGAACAACAAATCGACCGTATGAACAGCGAGATGCAACACCCGTCCACCCATTTCATCCTGCCGGGCGGAACGCTGATTTCAGCCCAATGCCACGTGGCCCGCACGATCGCCCGCCGGGCAGAAAGAAGATTATGTACCCTAAACAAAACAGACGAAGTTCCCCCACTTATCCTGCGATTCGTGAAT
Proteins encoded in this region:
- the cobT gene encoding nicotinate-nucleotide--dimethylbenzimidazole phosphoribosyltransferase — its product is MRSFTIKETDKALSEALIDKINNLTKPKGSLGLLEKTAHQIGLIQQTLSPELRNPQNIIFAADHGIVKEGVSFSAPEVTAQMIFNFIKGGAGVNMFSRQHHFGIKLVDCGVNADFEPMEGLIDRKIRKGTSNYLYEAAMTPEEFDRAIEIGVEIVDMVHDEGSNVVSFGEMGIANTSSSSLWMTYLTGIPLSDCVGAGSGLSREGVEHKYNVLKRCMENYEGDGTPKDIIRYFGGFEMVAAVGGMLRAAELGMVIIVDGFIMTNCVLAGKMLYPALTDYCIYGHQGDECGHKLVLDFLHAQPLLNLGLRLGEGTGAICAYPLLVSAVNMINEMASFKAAAVTKYFK
- a CDS encoding bifunctional adenosylcobinamide kinase/adenosylcobinamide-phosphate guanylyltransferase is translated as MKRKIILVTGGQRSGKSRYAQELALKLAENPVYLATSRVWDDEFRERVRRHQQDRGPQWTNLEEEKAISRCDVSGRVVVIDCVTLWSTNFFFDNDSDVDKSLREIKEEFDRFTGQEATFIFVTNEIGMGGVSIAPVQRRFTDLQGWVNQYVGDRADEVVLMVSGIAMRVK
- a CDS encoding histidine phosphatase family protein, with translation MMELILSRHGETLENQQHILQGQLPGTLSPLGIAQAERLAEMLQEETIDNIVSSDLARSYNTAVAVARKHGLTPHPTPLLREMDWGIYTGKRLDDVDWTNLPPSVESLDALFQRAIDFIAYLKKNFSGQRVVAIGHGAFNRAIIAYLNGKKAIDMIDLPIMENTSCLRFTLVDDNQTV
- a CDS encoding cob(I)yrinic acid a,c-diamide adenosyltransferase, whose amino-acid sequence is MRIYTKGGDKGTTGIFGGSRVDKDDIRIETNGTLDELNATLGVIRALLDEKDKRQEILAYIQRTLMIVMSQVATPSNIREQNQNILPEDIDRYCEQQIDRMNSEMQHPSTHFILPGGTLISAQCHVARTIARRAERRLCTLNKTDEVPPLILRFVNRLSDLLFTMARWEMDQQGAEEERWKAFLYKKKNQ